Proteins from a single region of Thermococcus sp.:
- a CDS encoding GNAT family N-acetyltransferase, with the protein REDYEAAGGREIFLSFEDTKNDILIGFLRLRIPSEKAHRKEINCCPSAIVRELHVYGPLVPIGGKPRYEWQHRGYGRELLSEAERIAREEFDVKKMLVISGVGVREYYRKFGYRKNGPYVAKRLDRDYAGYKKSKEFDAHLNT; encoded by the coding sequence CGCGAGGACTATGAAGCAGCAGGAGGAAGGGAGATATTCCTCAGCTTTGAAGATACCAAAAACGACATCCTCATAGGCTTCCTTAGACTAAGGATTCCGAGCGAAAAAGCTCATCGGAAGGAAATAAACTGCTGTCCTTCAGCAATAGTCAGGGAGCTCCACGTCTACGGTCCTCTCGTGCCGATAGGGGGGAAGCCACGCTACGAATGGCAACACAGAGGTTACGGTAGGGAGCTTTTGAGTGAAGCTGAAAGGATTGCCCGTGAGGAGTTCGACGTAAAGAAGATGCTGGTTATAAGTGGCGTCGGAGTCAGGGAATACTACCGTAAGTTCGGCTACCGGAAGAACGGCCCCTACGTTGCTAAAAGACTAGATAGGGATTACGCTGGCTATAAAAAGAGTAAAGAGTTCGACGCGCACTTGAACACCTAA